The Nomia melanderi isolate GNS246 chromosome 13, iyNomMela1, whole genome shotgun sequence sequence tttcaacCGAGAAAAGGAGGAGACGTTTTTTCATTCCAACTATTTCatacaaagttaattcggcgtgtgaaagtgttacgcaacGTCTACTAATATTGCCTGGACAGCGCGCACGAACAATACTgatgaaataatagaattttcaatctttctttATAGAACAATTCTTACAGTGTTTAcaagttcttttattttattacgacTCTACTCTGTTTCTGAACTAATAAACATTACAgtgctataatatattctattatgCAACTTGAGATGAGAACttaaatgtttgcaaatatAGTTTAATGATTGTCATTGCACACAATAAACAAATACTGTACTTATgtaatacttatatatttagttagaaatttcaatgaaaactatttttatttattactatttcctgataaaacaatgaacaatatattgtgaaaaaatattcaattttcacgCAAACACCGCATGAAAGACAAAAACGTGACAcaatagaatacaaataatttgtaataacaatttttaccatttttataaattttcaatataatatgatacgagtaattaaaataaatcacttCATAAAACGACGTAGCTCTAGTAAGCTATATTAAATGATACTCACAAATTGCAATGGTTCCGCCATCTTCAAGCAGTTATATGAATCATTGCTACTTATTCGTTGGTGTATTCGTTATCTATACATCCGTCGATATTGGTTCATGGGTATTACAGTTGGGGGTTAAACGACCCTCTTACCACCGACGAGAGGCAGGCACCGACAGGATAGCAAATATAACAtaacaaatataacaaataaaatttataatagcaTTGTGGCAATATTTTTtaggaaatattgttttaatagaattaggTTTGGACTTATTATGTTCAGTAAGTAAATTTACCGATACCGTCAAAAACGCCCCGATACACTAGCCGTCCTAGAAGCTAgtcgataaaaattattacataataatttaatgaatattctaaacaaatatattgaataataaaaaaagcgTCACAAGAACGCAACAAAGTCGACATCTAGCGATGGATAATTTTGAGTGTTTTTCCCTATCCCTGCAATgggtaagacaaggacagagtgACTGTGCGACAAAGATAAAAATAGGCTTGCCGATGCAACCTActtcgaaaaagcatctcatcaggcCCTGGTGCCTACGCGCGAAGCAGGATAGACAAGGAGATATCCGACAAGGACAGACATATGTTTTTTCGCAGAGAGAAAATAACGCAAAAGACACTTTCTACAAATCGGCGTAATTGACGCAAAGTTTGTTAATACCAGAACTACCGACCAATAAAGTTAattattctgcattttcttataaaacatataaaaatacatttattgagttttcactttccttatattctagtttgtatTCATCTAAATCCATTTCGTGAATAATTCCTGGGAAAATCGTCTGTGCCTTTCCTACAATTGAGAAACAAGAGACTCGAAATGGATCATTTTAGTccatctggtaattttagtgttaacgctaggtttacagaacgcgtgAATTtaacgcacattgaattttatgaacattatttgttccatgtttatatcgatttttattcattcattgtCTATTTTTCTACCCTTAACTTCTGAGATTTAAACACGCGACATTAATTgctctaggaacgatagaacaaaatgtacaataagtatCCATAAACTTAGTGTTTATAACTTATCAATCACGGACAACTCGTTAACATTGGAAACTGAAGACTGTAGAGCGGACCTTTCCTATATCATTTCATATAGGATTTTGTTTTccgtaaattatttattagttactGTTTGAGATGAAGTTCTAAGATACcctagaattttttaaatttattaattttttaattccttgGTTTTCTAACTTTATAGTcatataatcattaatattctAAGTTCAAAATAATAcctaaaaatgtattatacattttcattttaaatacctaacaattttgttagaaatatactttaaacaataatgtatatttcacttcaaatttatttgtcaaaatttcaattattaaaataaatattattggtaCATAATTTACCGAAGAATTTTCTACAAGCATTACTTCTACAATCTATGATtgtataattaatcaaattaatttcttatataaattttatagctGCAATTTATATACTAAATGTATTTGTAAGAATATTTGCGTTtgtgaatgaataaaaattccattgttATGAagttctattaaataaatactacttCCATCGTTTAAATGTACGCGCCATATCATTTATTGTCTTGAATCTTATAACACACTCGTAGCAAAAATGAAGTATACGTATGAAGCATATCCGATTCCTGCTGATAAACTTGCAAACTTTATTATTGGTAACGTTGAGCGCGACACTGAAATGGTACAGGGGTCTTGAGACCCCCAATGTCCTAGATAAAAATTCCTACAAACAGCAACGTCTGTACGTATCTTAAGTCtgcgtttcaatattttttattctaattcctATCAGTTACAGCGCTGCCATGCAAAACCAATGTAAGTCGATATGACAGGGCGTGACACGAAAATGGTAAACACgaaaatttatcaaaataaagaaaatggtaaaaatggtaATGGTAAATCGCGAgcttgtaataaaattttacattgcatatTATATTTATCCTATACTTCGTCTGTGATATTGTAAACAGAAATACTGAAACGATATTAGCGCCCCCAAATATAAGGccatgaaaatattttggatCTGAATCTACACTTGTATCTAATCTGTGGTCATACTGAAACGATATTTCAATTTAAGGTGGCGAAACATTACACTATATTGTTCGTCTTGTCAATAACTTGTCTATGCTTGCAATACTCATTTCTCTATGACAGATAAACAAACAGTGTCAACGAAAATATGACAATTCacaatttgtatatattttccaaaaatggaACGTTACTGTATTACGCTGAATGGAATAGGTTAAACAAATCTGGAATCACTAAAGAAGAGGTAAGATggaataaataaagatttatttgtaGTAAGGTAATAAAACAAATgccattattaaaatttgtaacttcAATCTCCTAAAACTTACCCTCTAAATATCACAGGACTTTCTTCGATTCAAATTATGTTAAATAAACGTATAACTGTATCAATTTTAGGAAGCCAAACTGATGTATGGAATGTTGTTTTCCATTAAatcttttgtaaataaaatatcccCACTAGACCCGAAGGAaggatttttatattacaaaactaGTAAATATACGTTACATTATTTTGAAACTCCTTCTggattgaaatttgttttaaacacAGATAATGCTTCACAAAATGCAAGAGAATTATTGCAACAATTATATAGAGATGTAAGTAATTTATTTCCAAGGAATATTATGaacatatattatgtatttttgagaagaaaatgaaaaattcctcTTGTACttacaaaattgttttaatcaatCTTTTTCCAGGTTTATTTAGAATACGTTGTAAAGAATCCTCTATGCCAACTAAACGAACCAATCCAAAGTGAACTTTTCAAATTGAAAGtagatgaattatttaaaaagtcaCCTCTATTTTTAAGTAGAGCAATTTAACTTGCAATATTTGTAAAATCActgtatataaatgtaaaaataatataagattATTAAGTCCTTTAacttaataatgtatttaataccGAATATTAAATGCTactgaattaataaataaaatcataagTATATAGCTGAAAAAACCGAtggaattgataaaaattttactttcaggaaatataatttaaggaaaaatacaatttacgtTGTATTCTGTTGTATTTACGAATTTACATTCATCAAAAAAgtagtatttttaataacttctgaaatacaataaagtgtaattttcatacaaaatataCACTGATAAAAGAAGCTTagagaaattaatgttaaacGTTGTAAAAGTATAAGTTTATTCTTTGTGGTcacatatattatttctattaacatATGGAAAATTGTACCTCACTTTACATCAACAAAATGTActactttaatttatatatttaaatcattattaatatacgTAAAAACATCGGTAAAAAtgcatattattataaactttatattaaGCTTGCCTTTGTTATACTTTGTATCACGTGCTAGTTCTTCTAgacatattttcgaaatatgcCTTACTTAGCTAAAATACCTACCAATGCATACATATAAAGATGGTACAGCagcttatattttacatatctgTTTGTGTACATATAAACTTCTATGAAAAAGTCTTTCATAGAAATCTTTCGTTAGATACATGATATTAGCTTATTCAAATAGATAACAAAGCTTTTacttataaacaaaaacatatatatatatacgtatatatatatgcgtgtttatatatatattttttttcgaaCATATATATAAGAgacaattttacaaaattatgtacACATATTTAAGTTCTTTAAAACTCAAAACCAAAAACTTATAGAATACAAATTCGCAAAAATATATTCGTAatgtttcttataattattgGTTTAGTCAGTCTTTGCTTGCTTTTTAAGAGTGTACATTGTCCTCTGCATTACTGCTGTTGCATCCGTCGTCGGAAGATGTGAAAATACAAGCACGTTTATTCTGTGCCACCACAGAGCACGGTTCCTCTATCACTGATAATCGCTTCTCGCGATTCATAGATACCGTAGAACTATGGAAGAAAACATTTCTTAAAGTAGCAATTTTCGTTCGCGTGATACATTGCTATCCGTTGATGAGTCGACTTTTGCGTCACCATTAGAATTCCTAAAAAATAAATCCATGTAGATGCAACAATAATGCGCATAATGTACAGTAACATTtattacttaacacgttgaatgccgcacgattttaaagagcaaaatacataaaatggaaaaaatataatattaaatcattcgattgaattccattattattactgcacgttgatctagctgaatgtcgctgcattaggtaacattatttataatatacgaatgttttcaaataatcgtcgtttaattgagtgaactatagtaattcggttTGGTTGAAAGTCAcgggtgacccccatggcattcaacgtgttaatgaacatTATAGTTATTCTTACTTCGCAGGTTTTTGAGCATCTGTTTCCTGTTCCGTCTCCTTATTGCGTTTACGTCTTCCAGCACTCCTGTTGCCCACTCCACACGAACTGACAATTCCTTCCTGATAAGCTTCGATAAAACTGATATGATCATCGAACCTGACGCGTTCAGAGCCACCGTCTTCTCCACAGACAGTCCAATTACTCGAATCACTACACTGACGATCTAACGTCGGTTTGCGTCGAGCACGTTTTGCTAAACCAGATGCTACTTCTTCAAGCGAACTTAAAGATGTGGCTTGTCCAGCTGTATCCATGTGACCACCAGCAACTGAACCAGCCCCCTGTTCACCTTCCATACTTCTTCCACCGCTTAACGAACCACAATCCAACTATACGC is a genomic window containing:
- the Bet5 gene encoding blocked early in transport 5 encodes the protein MTIHNLYIFSKNGTLLYYAEWNRLNKSGITKEEEAKLMYGMLFSIKSFVNKISPLDPKEGFLYYKTSKYTLHYFETPSGLKFVLNTDNASQNARELLQQLYRDVYLEYVVKNPLCQLNEPIQSELFKLKVDELFKKSPLFLSRAI